A region of Geobacillus sp. 46C-IIa DNA encodes the following proteins:
- the zapA gene encoding cell division protein ZapA, protein MTKQPKTRVSVRIYGQDYTIVGTESPAHIRLVAAFVDDKMHEFSERNPMLDVPRLAVLTAVNIANEYLKLKQEYDRLAAKLKEEKDGEDDD, encoded by the coding sequence TTGACAAAACAGCCAAAAACGCGGGTGAGCGTCCGCATCTACGGTCAAGACTATACGATCGTCGGCACGGAAAGCCCGGCCCATATCCGGCTCGTGGCGGCGTTCGTTGACGATAAAATGCACGAGTTCAGCGAAAGAAACCCGATGCTTGATGTACCGAGGCTGGCCGTGTTGACGGCCGTCAATATCGCCAACGAATATTTAAAGCTGAAGCAAGAGTACGATCGGCTTGCGGCTAAGCTGAAAGAGGAAAAGGATGGGGAAGACGATGATTGA
- a CDS encoding long-chain-fatty-acid--CoA ligase codes for MEKRWLAHYPPEIPHRLEYPKKTLPDYLRETAEQFGEKVAIDFLGKTVTFRELYEQALTFAHYLRRLGVKEGDRVAVMLPNCPQAVISYYGTLMAGGIVVQTNPLYTEYELEYQLNDSGASVLVTMDILYPKTERLKGRTPVKHWIVTRMQEYLPTVKKWLYPLVQWKQNMPIVRIEESETVHLFRLIISRKERAPIGVDIDPVEDVALLQYTGGTTGQPKAAMLTHHNLIANTLMCAHWVYKCEKGKETVLGILPFFHVYGMTTVMNLAIMQASKMVLLPRFDVKQTLKAIERTRPTMFPGAPTIYIALLNDPDLPKYDLSSIKVCISGSAPLPIEVQERFERATGGKLIEGYGLTEASPVTHSNFLWDGERVKGSIGVPWPDTEAKIISLETGEEAKPGEPGELIVRGPQVMKGYWNRPEETEQVLRDGWLYTGDIGYMDERGYFYIVDRKKDVIIAGGYNIYPREVEEVLYEHPKVQEAAVIGVPDPYRGETVKAFIVLKPGEECSEQEIDAFMRERLAAYKVPRLYEFRSELPKTAVGKILRRALVEEEKKKLDKSSERSVK; via the coding sequence ATGGAAAAGCGATGGCTTGCTCATTATCCACCGGAAATCCCACACCGGTTGGAGTATCCAAAGAAAACGCTTCCCGACTATTTGCGGGAAACGGCGGAGCAATTTGGCGAAAAGGTAGCGATTGATTTTTTAGGAAAGACGGTGACGTTTCGTGAACTGTATGAACAGGCGCTGACGTTTGCCCACTATTTGCGGAGGCTGGGTGTCAAGGAGGGCGATCGCGTGGCGGTGATGCTGCCGAATTGCCCGCAGGCGGTCATCAGCTATTATGGGACGCTTATGGCTGGCGGCATCGTGGTGCAGACAAACCCGCTGTACACCGAGTATGAGCTTGAATACCAACTCAACGACAGCGGCGCCTCGGTGCTTGTGACCATGGATATCTTGTATCCAAAGACGGAACGATTAAAAGGGAGAACACCGGTCAAACATTGGATTGTCACGAGAATGCAAGAGTATTTGCCCACGGTGAAGAAATGGCTGTATCCGCTTGTGCAGTGGAAGCAAAACATGCCCATCGTCCGCATCGAGGAAAGCGAAACCGTTCATTTGTTCCGGCTGATCATCAGTCGGAAGGAGAGGGCGCCGATCGGGGTGGACATCGATCCGGTGGAAGATGTGGCGCTGCTGCAGTACACAGGCGGAACGACCGGCCAGCCGAAAGCGGCCATGCTGACGCACCACAATTTGATCGCGAATACATTGATGTGCGCTCATTGGGTGTATAAGTGCGAGAAAGGAAAAGAAACGGTGCTTGGCATCTTGCCGTTTTTCCATGTATACGGGATGACGACGGTAATGAATTTGGCCATCATGCAAGCGAGCAAAATGGTGCTGCTGCCGCGATTTGACGTGAAACAAACGTTAAAAGCGATTGAGCGCACGCGGCCGACGATGTTTCCAGGCGCGCCGACGATATACATCGCGCTGTTAAATGACCCCGATTTGCCGAAATATGATTTGTCATCGATCAAGGTGTGCATTAGCGGTTCGGCTCCGCTGCCGATCGAAGTGCAAGAGCGGTTTGAGCGGGCGACCGGCGGAAAATTGATTGAAGGATATGGCCTCACAGAAGCGTCGCCTGTCACTCACAGCAACTTCCTTTGGGATGGCGAACGGGTGAAAGGAAGCATCGGCGTGCCTTGGCCGGATACGGAAGCGAAAATCATTTCATTGGAAACAGGAGAGGAGGCAAAGCCGGGCGAGCCGGGGGAACTCATCGTGCGCGGCCCGCAAGTGATGAAAGGCTACTGGAACCGGCCGGAAGAGACCGAGCAAGTGCTGCGCGATGGCTGGCTGTATACCGGGGATATCGGCTACATGGATGAGCGCGGCTATTTTTATATTGTCGACCGGAAAAAAGATGTGATTATCGCCGGCGGTTACAACATTTATCCGCGCGAAGTCGAAGAAGTGCTGTACGAACACCCGAAAGTGCAAGAAGCGGCTGTCATCGGCGTTCCCGACCCGTACCGCGGTGAGACGGTAAAAGCGTTCATCGTCTTGAAACCAGGGGAGGAGTGCAGTGAACAAGAGATTGATGCTTTTATGCGCGAGCGGCTCGCAGCTTATAAAGTGCCGCGTCTGTACGAGTTTCGAAGCGAGCTGCCGAAAACTGCGGTTGGGAAAATTTTGCGCCGGGCGCTCGTTGAAGAAGAGAAAAAGAAGCTTGACAAATCGTCAGAACGATCCGTAAAATAA
- the rnhC gene encoding ribonuclease HIII translates to MSNYVIRADQQLLDALRAHYRDAFIDRLPPGALFAVKRPDVTITAYRSGKVLFQGKAAEQEARKWMENHVAPKNKPENENRVKAAALSEQKLGNLSAIGSDEVGTGDYFGPIVVAAAYVDRAHLERIMALGVKDSKLLSDEAITRIAPAIMETVPHAVNTLDNPKYNRWQQSGMPQTKMKALLHNQTLAKLVDAIAPIEPEAIIIDQFLERDPYFRYLAGENRIVSERVHCLPKAESVHVAVAAASIIARYVFLEEMERLSRTIGFPLPKGAGAVVDEAAARIIHERGEKVLATCAKLHFANTKKALSIAKRR, encoded by the coding sequence TTGTCAAACTATGTGATTCGAGCCGACCAACAGCTGCTTGACGCCTTGCGCGCCCACTACAGAGACGCTTTCATCGACCGGCTTCCGCCTGGAGCGTTGTTTGCCGTCAAGCGCCCGGATGTCACGATTACCGCCTACCGCTCGGGGAAAGTGCTGTTTCAGGGGAAAGCGGCGGAGCAAGAAGCGAGGAAATGGATGGAGAATCATGTGGCACCGAAAAACAAGCCGGAGAACGAGAACCGCGTCAAAGCAGCCGCCCTGTCGGAACAAAAACTCGGCAATCTTTCCGCCATCGGCTCCGATGAAGTCGGCACCGGAGACTATTTCGGCCCAATCGTCGTCGCCGCCGCCTACGTCGACCGCGCCCACCTAGAGCGGATTATGGCGCTTGGTGTGAAAGATTCGAAGCTGCTTAGCGACGAGGCGATCACGCGGATCGCACCAGCCATCATGGAAACCGTGCCGCATGCGGTCAACACGCTTGACAACCCCAAATACAACCGCTGGCAGCAAAGCGGCATGCCGCAGACGAAAATGAAGGCGCTGCTTCATAACCAGACGCTCGCGAAACTTGTTGACGCCATCGCGCCGATCGAACCGGAAGCGATCATCATCGACCAATTTTTAGAACGCGACCCGTATTTCCGCTACCTTGCTGGGGAAAACCGCATCGTCAGCGAGCGGGTGCATTGCCTGCCGAAAGCAGAAAGCGTGCACGTGGCAGTGGCCGCGGCTTCGATCATCGCCCGCTATGTGTTTTTAGAAGAGATGGAGCGATTATCCCGCACCATCGGCTTCCCGCTCCCGAAAGGCGCCGGTGCTGTCGTCGATGAAGCCGCCGCCCGAATCATCCACGAGCGAGGGGAGAAGGTGCTTGCGACGTGCGCCAAGCTTCATTTCGCTAACACGAAAAAAGCCTTGTCGATCGCCAAGCGCCGGTAA
- the polX gene encoding DNA polymerase/3'-5' exonuclease PolX, with the protein MNVHKKEVIRLLETIALYMEIKGENPFKVTAFRKAANALEADERSLSEIGDFTAIPGIGKSTAAIITEFVETGSSSVLEELKRDIPETLLALLKIPGLGGKKIAKLHQELGIANMNGLKEACLAGKVRELPGFGAKTEEKLLAAMEEAGKRPERLPLAWVLPMAADIERQLAEMDGVIRFSRAGSLRRLKETVKDLDYVIATDRPSEVREALLRLSRIREVIAAGETKVSLLFQYEYEVAADFRLVSTAEFATALHHFTGSKEHNVRMRQLAKERREKISEYGVEDQTTGDVKTFPDEPAFYAHFGLPYIPPELREDGAEVERYSSDYPLVHLDDIRGDLHMHSAWSDGACSLEELVEACRRRGYRYIAITDHSQYLKVANGLTPDRLRHQREEIERLNARYSDFTILAGIEMDILPDGTLDYDDDVLKELDFVIAAIHSAFKQPRETVMKRLETALFHPYVDVIAHPTGRLIGQRDGYDVDIERLIELAAKTKTVLELNANPNRLDLSAAYVKKVEEAGAYIAINTDAHHLDMLDDMAIGVATARKGWIKKETVINTWPLEKLQQFLRDKRSQT; encoded by the coding sequence ATGAACGTCCATAAAAAAGAAGTCATCCGCCTGCTCGAAACGATCGCCTTGTATATGGAGATCAAAGGGGAGAACCCGTTTAAAGTGACGGCGTTTCGCAAAGCGGCGAACGCCTTGGAAGCGGACGAACGAAGCTTGTCGGAAATCGGCGATTTCACCGCCATTCCCGGCATCGGCAAAAGCACGGCAGCGATCATCACCGAGTTTGTCGAAACCGGCTCATCGTCGGTGCTCGAGGAATTAAAGCGCGACATTCCGGAAACGCTGCTTGCCTTGCTTAAGATCCCGGGGCTTGGCGGCAAAAAAATCGCCAAGCTGCATCAAGAGCTTGGCATTGCCAATATGAACGGATTGAAGGAAGCGTGCCTTGCGGGAAAGGTACGAGAGCTTCCCGGCTTCGGCGCGAAAACAGAAGAAAAGCTGCTGGCGGCGATGGAGGAAGCAGGCAAACGCCCCGAGCGGCTGCCGCTTGCCTGGGTGTTGCCGATGGCGGCCGATATCGAGCGCCAGCTTGCCGAAATGGATGGGGTGATCCGTTTTTCACGGGCCGGCAGTTTGCGGCGTTTGAAGGAAACGGTGAAAGATTTGGATTATGTCATCGCTACCGATCGCCCGTCCGAAGTGCGCGAAGCGCTCCTTCGTCTTTCGCGCATCCGCGAGGTGATCGCCGCCGGAGAAACGAAAGTGTCGCTTCTTTTTCAATACGAGTATGAAGTGGCGGCTGATTTTCGGCTCGTCAGCACGGCCGAGTTTGCGACCGCGCTTCACCATTTTACCGGATCGAAAGAGCATAATGTGCGCATGCGTCAGCTTGCCAAAGAGCGCAGGGAAAAAATTAGCGAATACGGCGTCGAAGACCAAACGACAGGGGATGTGAAAACATTTCCTGATGAACCGGCGTTTTACGCCCACTTCGGGCTGCCGTACATTCCGCCTGAACTGCGCGAAGACGGTGCGGAAGTCGAGCGGTATTCTTCTGATTATCCACTTGTCCATCTTGACGATATCCGAGGCGATTTGCATATGCATTCGGCGTGGAGCGACGGGGCGTGTTCGCTCGAGGAGCTCGTTGAGGCGTGTCGCCGCCGCGGCTACCGGTATATCGCCATTACCGACCATTCGCAATATTTGAAAGTCGCCAACGGTTTGACGCCGGACCGGCTGCGGCACCAGCGCGAGGAAATTGAACGGCTGAACGCGCGCTATTCCGATTTTACGATCTTAGCCGGCATCGAGATGGATATTTTGCCTGATGGGACGCTCGATTACGATGATGACGTGCTCAAGGAGCTCGATTTTGTCATCGCTGCCATTCACTCTGCGTTCAAACAGCCGCGCGAGACGGTGATGAAGCGGCTCGAGACGGCGCTTTTCCACCCGTATGTCGATGTCATCGCCCATCCGACCGGCCGGCTGATCGGGCAGCGCGACGGCTATGACGTCGATATCGAGCGGCTGATCGAGCTGGCGGCGAAGACGAAAACGGTGCTTGAGCTCAATGCCAACCCGAACCGGCTCGATTTGTCGGCTGCTTATGTGAAAAAAGTGGAGGAAGCGGGGGCGTACATCGCCATCAACACGGACGCTCACCATTTGGACATGCTTGATGATATGGCGATTGGTGTGGCGACGGCAAGGAAAGGCTGGATCAAAAAAGAGACGGTCATCAACACATGGCCGCTTGAGAAACTGCAACAGTTTTTGCGCGACAAACGAAGCCAAACATGA
- a CDS encoding endonuclease MutS2 produces the protein MQQKMLRILEFDKVKEQLAEHASSALGLEKITALVPSPDLDEVAVWLEETDEAAAVLRLRGYVPLDGVVNIRPHLKRAAIGGMLSPLELLEVAATAAASRQMKRLIADLQEEHGRLVRLAGYADELAEVPALEEDIRRSIDDHGEVLDAASDRLRSLRGQIRAAEARIREKLEGIIRSPSAQKRLSDAIITIRNDRYVIPVKQEYRGAYGGIVHDQSASGATLFIEPQAVVELNNALREARAKEKQEIERILRELSAKVAEQAEPLERAVAALAHLDFLFAKAKYARRLQAAKPAVNNRGYLRFLQARHPLLDQDKAVPNDIVLGGDYTTIVITGPNTGGKTVTLKTVGLLTLMAQAGLFIPAADGSEAAVFRAVYADIGDEQSIEQSLSTFSSHMVNIVDILRHVDEESLVLFDELGAGTDPQEGAALAIAILDEVHGRGARTVATTHYPELKAYGYNRPGVVNASVEFDTETLRPTYKLLIGIPGRSNAFDISRRLGLDERIIERAKAQVSAETHNVENMIASLERSKKQAEEDEARARAALEEAKRLRAEWEQKLEELEDEKAEQLAEAAQKAADIIRAAEREAERTIHELRRLQKEKQAEVKEHELIAAKQRLAAAMPTVEKRKKAKKAAARHAFQPGDEVKVTSLNQKGYLIEKVSEDEWQVQLGILKMKIRERDLEYIGSAPAKEVTPIATVKGKDAHVSLELDLRGERYEDALVRLEKYIDDAVLAGYPRVSIIHGKGTGALRQGVQQFLKQHRAVKSFRFGAANEGGTGVTVVELK, from the coding sequence GTGCAACAAAAAATGCTTCGCATTTTGGAATTTGACAAAGTGAAAGAGCAGTTGGCCGAGCATGCGTCATCCGCGCTCGGTTTAGAGAAAATCACCGCCCTTGTTCCGTCGCCCGACTTGGACGAAGTGGCGGTTTGGCTCGAAGAAACGGATGAAGCGGCCGCGGTGTTGCGGCTGCGCGGCTATGTGCCGCTTGATGGGGTCGTCAACATCCGTCCGCATTTGAAACGGGCGGCGATCGGCGGCATGTTAAGTCCGCTTGAGCTGCTCGAGGTGGCGGCGACGGCCGCGGCGAGCCGGCAAATGAAGCGGTTAATTGCCGACTTGCAGGAAGAGCATGGCAGGCTTGTGCGGCTTGCTGGCTATGCCGATGAGCTTGCCGAAGTGCCGGCGCTGGAAGAGGACATCCGCCGCTCCATCGATGATCATGGCGAGGTGTTGGACGCAGCGAGCGACCGCCTTCGTTCGCTCCGGGGGCAAATCCGGGCGGCCGAAGCGCGCATCCGCGAAAAACTGGAAGGCATTATCCGCTCGCCATCGGCGCAAAAGCGGCTGTCGGATGCGATCATTACGATCCGCAACGATCGGTACGTCATCCCAGTCAAGCAGGAATATCGCGGCGCTTATGGCGGCATCGTTCATGACCAGTCGGCGTCCGGGGCGACGCTGTTTATCGAGCCGCAGGCGGTTGTCGAGCTGAATAACGCGTTGCGCGAGGCGCGGGCGAAAGAAAAGCAAGAAATCGAACGCATTTTGCGTGAGCTCTCAGCCAAAGTGGCCGAACAGGCCGAACCGCTCGAGCGGGCGGTTGCGGCGCTCGCTCATTTGGACTTCTTGTTTGCCAAAGCGAAATACGCGCGCCGGCTGCAGGCGGCCAAACCGGCAGTTAACAACCGCGGTTACCTCCGCTTTTTGCAGGCGCGCCACCCGCTGCTCGACCAAGACAAAGCGGTGCCAAACGACATTGTATTGGGCGGTGATTATACGACAATTGTCATCACTGGGCCGAACACTGGCGGAAAAACGGTGACGTTAAAAACGGTTGGCCTGTTGACGTTAATGGCGCAAGCCGGGCTGTTTATCCCGGCGGCGGACGGGTCGGAAGCCGCGGTGTTCCGCGCAGTGTACGCGGATATCGGCGATGAGCAGTCGATCGAACAAAGCTTGAGCACGTTCTCGTCCCATATGGTCAATATCGTCGACATTTTGCGCCACGTTGATGAGGAAAGCCTTGTGCTCTTTGATGAGCTCGGAGCGGGCACCGACCCGCAAGAGGGGGCGGCGCTGGCCATCGCTATTTTGGACGAGGTGCACGGGCGCGGGGCGCGGACGGTGGCGACGACGCATTATCCGGAGTTGAAAGCGTACGGCTACAACCGCCCCGGGGTGGTGAATGCCAGCGTCGAGTTTGACACCGAAACGCTCCGTCCGACGTATAAATTGTTGATCGGCATCCCCGGCCGCAGCAACGCCTTTGACATCTCGCGCCGCTTAGGGCTCGATGAGCGGATCATCGAGCGGGCGAAGGCGCAAGTGAGTGCTGAAACCCATAACGTGGAAAACATGATCGCTTCGCTCGAGCGAAGCAAAAAGCAAGCCGAGGAAGATGAGGCGCGGGCGCGCGCGGCGCTTGAGGAAGCCAAGCGGCTGCGTGCCGAGTGGGAACAGAAACTCGAAGAGCTGGAAGACGAAAAAGCAGAGCAGCTCGCCGAGGCGGCGCAAAAGGCGGCCGACATCATCCGCGCCGCCGAGCGCGAGGCCGAGCGGACCATCCACGAGCTGCGCCGCCTGCAAAAAGAAAAGCAGGCGGAAGTGAAAGAGCACGAGCTTATCGCTGCGAAACAGCGGCTCGCTGCTGCTATGCCGACGGTGGAAAAACGGAAAAAGGCGAAAAAAGCAGCGGCACGCCATGCGTTCCAGCCGGGTGATGAAGTAAAAGTGACGAGCTTAAACCAAAAAGGGTATTTGATTGAAAAAGTGTCAGAGGACGAATGGCAAGTGCAGCTCGGCATTTTGAAAATGAAAATTCGCGAGCGCGACTTGGAGTATATCGGCAGCGCGCCGGCCAAGGAAGTGACGCCGATTGCGACTGTGAAAGGCAAGGACGCCCATGTGAGCCTCGAGCTCGACTTGCGCGGCGAGCGTTATGAAGATGCCCTCGTGCGGCTGGAAAAATATATCGATGACGCTGTACTTGCCGGCTATCCGCGCGTCTCGATCATCCACGGCAAAGGAACAGGTGCGCTTCGCCAAGGAGTGCAGCAGTTTTTAAAACAGCACCGGGCGGTAAAGAGCTTCCGGTTCGGCGCGGCGAATGAAGGCGGCACCGGGGTGACGGTCGTCGAACTGAAATGA
- a CDS encoding TetR/AcrR family transcriptional regulator — translation MRREKPKFKQIIDAAVVVIAEHGYHQAQVSKIARQAGVADGTIYLYFKNKEDILISLFQEKMGAFIEKIEQEIEGIQSPLEKLYILVRTHFSALADDPHMAVVTQLELRQSNKELRQRINEVLKGYLRLIDSIIIEGMEKGEFRNDLDVRLTRQMIFGTIDETVTTWVMNEQKYDLAALAEPVYELLIKGCAAGR, via the coding sequence TTGCGCAGAGAAAAACCGAAATTTAAACAAATTATTGATGCGGCCGTCGTCGTCATCGCTGAACATGGCTATCATCAGGCGCAAGTGTCAAAAATCGCTAGGCAAGCCGGTGTCGCCGACGGCACGATCTACCTTTATTTTAAAAACAAAGAAGATATTTTAATCTCGCTTTTTCAAGAAAAAATGGGGGCGTTTATCGAGAAAATCGAGCAAGAAATAGAAGGAATTCAGAGCCCGCTAGAGAAATTGTATATATTGGTGAGAACTCATTTTTCCGCCCTGGCTGATGATCCGCATATGGCGGTCGTGACGCAGTTGGAGCTGCGCCAGTCGAACAAAGAGCTGCGGCAACGCATCAATGAGGTGCTGAAAGGATATTTGCGCCTCATCGACAGCATCATCATCGAGGGAATGGAAAAAGGGGAATTCCGCAATGATCTAGACGTCCGGCTCACCCGGCAAATGATTTTCGGCACGATCGACGAGACGGTGACGACATGGGTCATGAACGAGCAAAAATATGACCTAGCTGCGCTCGCCGAACCGGTGTACGAACTGCTCATCAAAGGGTGCGCCGCTGGGCGTTGA
- a CDS encoding enoyl-CoA hydratase, with the protein MEYFRLAKEEFVAVVTFSRPPANALSSAVLKELSNVLDELETDPGVRAVLLHGEGRFFSAGADIKEFTSVASAEEASALSRNGQLVAERIERFSKPVIAAIHGAALGGGLELAMSCHIRLVAENAKLGLPELQLGIIPGFAGTQRLVRYVGFGKAAEMMWTGEPITGAEAVQWGLANKAVPEERLLEEARQLAHKIAAKSPLSVRATIELLNAAKEKSFAEAVRDEAEWFGRVFVSEDGREGVQAFLEKRPPVFQGK; encoded by the coding sequence ATGGAGTATTTTCGTCTGGCGAAAGAGGAATTCGTCGCTGTCGTGACGTTTTCGCGGCCGCCGGCGAACGCTCTTTCATCCGCTGTTTTGAAAGAGCTTTCAAATGTCTTGGATGAGCTTGAGACCGACCCGGGCGTACGTGCCGTGCTGCTGCATGGCGAAGGCCGGTTTTTCTCGGCCGGTGCGGATATTAAAGAATTTACGTCCGTCGCTTCCGCGGAGGAAGCGTCCGCCTTGTCGCGCAACGGCCAGCTCGTTGCGGAACGGATTGAGCGGTTTTCCAAGCCGGTGATCGCTGCGATTCATGGCGCTGCATTGGGAGGGGGGCTCGAGCTGGCGATGAGCTGCCATATTCGCCTGGTGGCGGAAAATGCGAAGCTTGGCCTGCCCGAGCTGCAGCTCGGCATCATCCCAGGGTTTGCCGGCACGCAGCGTCTTGTGCGCTACGTTGGGTTCGGCAAGGCGGCGGAAATGATGTGGACAGGCGAGCCGATCACCGGCGCAGAGGCCGTGCAGTGGGGGTTGGCCAATAAGGCGGTGCCGGAAGAGCGGCTTCTTGAGGAAGCAAGACAGCTGGCGCACAAAATTGCCGCCAAAAGCCCGCTTTCCGTTCGCGCTACGATTGAGCTGCTCAATGCGGCGAAAGAAAAGTCGTTTGCCGAGGCGGTGCGCGACGAAGCAGAATGGTTTGGCCGCGTGTTTGTTTCCGAAGATGGGAGAGAAGGCGTGCAGGCGTTTTTGGAAAAACGTCCCCCCGTCTTTCAAGGGAAATAA
- a CDS encoding CvpA family protein, whose amino-acid sequence MIDVVLLFVLLLGAMIGLKRGFILQFIHMAGFLIAFFVAYKYYERFVPTLRLWIPYPTFGDPETVKLLFQSTHLDDAYYRAISFALLFFVVKIVLQIIGSMLDFVAQLPLLRSVNRLAGAALGFAEVYLLVFLLLYIGALVPIDSVQEQLQRSLMATVIVKHTPVLSEMLDNWWIHGRV is encoded by the coding sequence ATGATTGATGTCGTGCTTTTATTTGTCCTGCTGTTAGGCGCGATGATCGGACTGAAGCGCGGTTTTATTCTCCAATTTATCCATATGGCCGGGTTTCTCATCGCCTTTTTTGTCGCTTATAAGTACTATGAGCGGTTTGTGCCGACGCTGCGCCTTTGGATTCCGTATCCGACGTTCGGCGATCCGGAGACGGTGAAGCTGTTGTTTCAGAGCACGCATTTAGATGACGCGTATTACCGCGCGATTTCGTTCGCCCTTTTGTTTTTTGTTGTGAAAATCGTGCTCCAGATCATCGGTTCCATGTTGGATTTTGTCGCCCAGCTGCCGCTGCTGCGCAGCGTCAACCGCTTGGCGGGGGCGGCGCTCGGATTTGCGGAAGTGTATTTGCTTGTCTTTTTGCTTTTGTATATCGGTGCGCTCGTGCCCATTGACAGCGTTCAAGAGCAGCTGCAGCGTTCGCTCATGGCAACCGTGATTGTGAAACATACGCCGGTGTTGTCGGAGATGCTTGACAACTGGTGGATTCATGGCCGCGTCTAA
- a CDS encoding DUF350 domain-containing protein: MTPFWEHDMVRTAANFSVAVLCIVVFLALFELVTKYKNWEEIRNGNVAVAMATGGKIFGIANIFRYALDRHESLLSMVGWGVYGFLLLLAAYFIYEFLTPKFNIDEEIANDNRAVGFISMVISVGLSFVIGEGIQ; this comes from the coding sequence ATGACGCCGTTTTGGGAGCATGACATGGTGAGAACGGCGGCCAATTTCAGCGTCGCGGTGTTGTGCATCGTCGTATTTTTGGCCCTGTTTGAGCTGGTGACGAAATACAAAAACTGGGAGGAAATCCGCAACGGTAATGTGGCGGTGGCGATGGCGACAGGCGGAAAGATTTTTGGCATCGCCAACATTTTCCGCTATGCGCTTGACCGCCATGAGTCGCTGTTATCGATGGTCGGCTGGGGTGTATATGGGTTTTTGCTTTTATTGGCGGCATACTTTATTTACGAGTTTTTGACGCCGAAGTTCAATATTGATGAGGAAATCGCCAACGACAACCGGGCGGTCGGCTTTATTTCGATGGTCATTTCCGTCGGTTTGTCGTTTGTGATCGGCGAAGGCATTCAGTAA
- a CDS encoding aldo/keto reductase: MQKRQLGKSGLEVSAIGLGCMGMSYGYGPAADKKEMIALIRAAVELGVTFFDTAEIYGPYVNEELVGEALAPFKGEVVIATKFGIQMKDGKQVLDSKPETIRHSVEGSLKRLKVETIDLYYQHRVDPNVPIEEVAGVIQDLMREGKIRHWGLSEAGVQTIRRAHAVQPLTAVQSEYSLWWRSPEEELLPVLEELGIGFVPFSPLGKGFLTGTIDQNATFAESDFRRIVPRFQLENITANQVLVELIKQIAAEHRVTPSQIALAWLLAQKPWIVPIPGTRKLERLEENLGALEVVLTEEEWQELNDALANIDIAGDRYPAGSDFANRVGQ; the protein is encoded by the coding sequence GTGCAAAAACGCCAATTAGGCAAAAGCGGATTGGAAGTGTCTGCAATTGGGCTCGGCTGCATGGGGATGAGCTACGGCTATGGACCGGCTGCGGACAAAAAAGAGATGATTGCGCTCATTCGTGCTGCTGTAGAGCTTGGGGTCACGTTTTTCGATACAGCGGAAATATATGGACCGTACGTGAATGAGGAATTGGTCGGCGAGGCGCTCGCTCCGTTCAAAGGAGAAGTGGTCATTGCCACGAAATTCGGCATTCAAATGAAAGACGGCAAACAAGTGCTCGACAGTAAGCCCGAGACGATTCGCCACTCGGTCGAAGGTTCATTGAAACGGCTGAAAGTGGAAACCATTGACCTGTACTATCAACATCGGGTCGACCCGAATGTGCCGATCGAGGAAGTGGCGGGAGTGATCCAAGATTTAATGAGAGAGGGGAAAATCCGCCATTGGGGGTTGTCAGAAGCCGGCGTGCAAACCATTCGTCGCGCCCATGCGGTGCAGCCGCTTACAGCGGTTCAAAGCGAATACTCTTTATGGTGGAGAAGTCCCGAAGAAGAGCTGTTGCCTGTGCTTGAAGAGCTTGGCATCGGCTTCGTGCCGTTTAGCCCGCTCGGCAAAGGATTTCTGACGGGAACGATTGATCAGAACGCGACGTTCGCCGAATCCGATTTCCGCCGTATTGTGCCGCGGTTCCAGCTGGAAAATATCACGGCCAATCAAGTGCTGGTCGAGCTCATCAAGCAGATTGCGGCCGAGCATCGAGTGACGCCGTCCCAAATTGCTTTGGCATGGCTATTGGCGCAAAAACCATGGATCGTACCGATTCCGGGAACGCGCAAACTAGAGCGCCTCGAAGAAAATCTAGGCGCGTTGGAAGTCGTATTGACGGAGGAGGAATGGCAAGAGTTGAACGATGCCCTCGCCAACATCGACATTGCCGGCGACCGTTATCCGGCTGGTTCGGACTTTGCCAATCGGGTAGGCCAATAG